A genomic segment from Spirochaetota bacterium encodes:
- a CDS encoding ankyrin repeat domain-containing protein — protein sequence MEKRLDWKVTEVFVHLSTARKTTVALVSPLLLTVVIVAGCATSPLQQKTRDGDVNGVVELLNQGANINEASGPNGKTALIIAAERGRTELVKLFLEKGANIEAESTPCLVGCAGITSLGWAAYYGHIQTVLFLYEKGADVDRAIVGLEAYSRVDFGFGFDHTTLRRQTSYGIKLLQRLGTDRGSIKAAAVKSIPVIRSGSASLIAVIDFKADGVSYQEARKVSEWLRTELINTGQFQVIERSAMDAILKEQAFSMTGCTDTSCAVQVGKLLSARKMLVGSVEVWKNKVFINGRIIDVEKGVAEFAHRETVASLNDLDAGTANFAKNLARRINGLPVE from the coding sequence GTCGTAATTGTTGCAGGCTGCGCGACATCGCCGCTTCAGCAGAAAACGAGAGATGGCGATGTAAACGGCGTTGTGGAACTGCTCAACCAGGGAGCCAACATCAACGAAGCCTCCGGGCCGAACGGCAAAACGGCCCTGATAATCGCCGCGGAACGCGGCAGGACCGAACTCGTAAAGCTCTTTCTGGAAAAAGGGGCCAACATCGAGGCCGAGTCCACCCCGTGCCTTGTCGGGTGTGCCGGCATCACCTCCCTCGGCTGGGCCGCCTATTACGGGCACATCCAGACGGTCCTGTTTCTTTACGAAAAGGGCGCCGATGTCGACCGCGCCATCGTGGGCCTGGAGGCGTATTCACGGGTCGATTTCGGTTTCGGATTCGACCATACCACCCTGAGAAGACAGACCAGCTACGGCATAAAGCTTCTCCAGCGGCTCGGCACCGACAGGGGATCGATTAAAGCGGCCGCCGTAAAAAGCATACCCGTGATCAGGAGCGGCAGCGCGAGCCTCATAGCCGTGATCGATTTCAAGGCCGACGGCGTCTCGTACCAGGAGGCGCGGAAGGTGAGCGAATGGCTGCGCACCGAGCTCATCAACACGGGCCAGTTCCAGGTCATCGAGCGCTCGGCCATGGACGCGATCCTGAAGGAACAGGCCTTCTCCATGACCGGCTGCACGGACACCTCGTGCGCCGTCCAGGTGGGAAAACTACTGTCCGCCAGGAAGATGCTTGTGGGTAGCGTCGAGGTGTGGAAGAACAAAGTTTTCATAAACGGGCGCATTATCGACGTGGAGAAAGGAGTGGCCGAGTTCGCCCACAGGGAAACCGTGGCATCGTTAAACGACCTGGACGCGGGCACCGCGAATTTCGCGAAAAACCTGGCAAGAAGGATCAACGGATTGCCGGTGGAATGA
- a CDS encoding Spy/CpxP family protein refolding chaperone, which produces MNVKRNAIVAAAAVAVAALVATGCGSCRPSPEKRADWAVKKISSKLDLTKEQKAKLDGIKVEVLAKFKEERATHKKMGTEAIALVKSDKLEAAAINRLLDTREAAMKRLRPFIVDKIVEFHAMLTPEQRSKLASLMEEHHARWKE; this is translated from the coding sequence ATGAACGTAAAACGTAACGCGATTGTGGCGGCGGCCGCCGTGGCCGTGGCGGCGCTGGTGGCGACCGGCTGCGGCAGTTGCAGGCCGAGCCCCGAGAAGCGCGCAGACTGGGCGGTAAAGAAGATCTCGTCGAAGCTCGATCTCACGAAGGAGCAGAAGGCGAAGCTCGACGGCATCAAGGTGGAGGTGCTCGCGAAGTTCAAGGAGGAGCGTGCCACGCATAAGAAGATGGGGACCGAGGCGATCGCCCTGGTGAAGAGCGACAAGCTGGAAGCGGCCGCCATCAACCGGCTCCTGGATACACGCGAGGCCGCCATGAAGCGCCTGCGGCCCTTTATCGTCGACAAGATCGTGGAGTTCCATGCCATGCTGACGCCCGAGCAGCGCTCGAAGCTCGCCTCGCTCATGGAAGAACATCACGCG